In the genome of Streptomyces sp. Tu 3180, the window GCCGCCTCCAGGCCCACCACCTCGTCCGGGAACACGTCCCCGGCCGCTTCACCTGCCACGACCTGCTGCGCGCGTACGCCCTCGAACTGGCGGAGACCACCGCGCCCGCCGGGGAGGCGGACGCGGCGCTCACCCGCGTGCTCGACCACTACGCGCACACGGCGTACGCGGCCGACCGGCTCCTGCTGCCCCACCGCGACCCGCTCCCGCCGGCCCCGGTGGCGCAGGGCGCCCACCCCGGGGAATTCGCCACGCACGACCAGGCCATGGCGTGGTTCGCGGACGAGCACGCCGTGCTCACCGAGGCCGTCGACCACGCAGCACGCACCGGACACGACGCCCAGGCATGGCGGCTGGCGTGGGCGATCACCACCTTCCTGGCCCGCCGGGGGCGCTGGGCCGACGTCGCCGCCGTGCAGACCACCGCCCTCGCCGCCGCGGTCCGCCTCGGGGATCCGGCCGCCCGGGCCGAGTCCCACCGCACGCTCGCCTGGGCCTGCACGGAGACCGGCCGCTTCCCCGAGGCCCATGACGAACTGGCCCGCGCGCTGGCCCTCTCGGAGACGGGCGGCGATCTCCTCTCGGCCGCCCACACCCACCTCGCCCTGGGCTGGCTGTACGAGCGCCAGGGGGACAGGCCCGCCGCCCTGCGGCACGACCAGCGGGCCGTGGAGCTGTTCACCTCCCTCGGGAACCTCCCGGGACGGGCCCGCGCCCTGAACGCGGTGGCCTGGGACCACGCCCAGCTCGGGGACCCCGCCGCGTCGGTACACCGCTGCCGGGAGGCGCTGGCCATCCAGGGCGAGCTGGGCGACGAGCGGGGCCGGGCCGGCACCTGGGACACCCTCGGCTACGCGTACCACCAGCTCGGCGCCCACGCGAAGGCCGTCGACTGCTACGAGCACAGCCTGGAGCTCAACCGCGCACTGGGACACCGCTACAACGAGGCCGAGACGCTGGTCCACCTGAGCCAGACCCACCGGGCGACGGGAGCCACCGGACCGGCCCGGGAAGCCCTGCGCCTGGCCCTCGGCATCTACCTCGACATCAACGCCCCCGACCCGGACGTGGACCAGGTCCGCGCGCTCCTGCGCGACCTCTGACCCGACCGCCCCCCACCGCCGGCGGCGGGTGCCGGGACGGCGCACAGGCGGTTGCCCGCCCGGAACGCGGCGTGGACCCGACGGCTTCCCGCGGTGCGGACGGACGGGGGCGAGCGGGCCTCCCAGGCGGTGGCGGCCCCGGTGGGGAACCCCGCCGCCCGCGTCGGCGCGTCTCAGTCCCCGGTGCCGCCGTCCTCCTCGGCCAGGACCCGCTGGGCCGCCGCGAACGCCGAGTTGGCCGCGGGCACCCCGCAGTACACCGCCGTCTGCAGCAGCACCGCCCCGATCTCCTCGGGTGTGAGCCCGTTGCGGCGCGCCGCGCGGACGTGCATGGCCAGCTCGTCGTCGCGGCCGTGGGCGACCAGCGCGGTGAGGGTGATCATGCTGCGCTCCCGGCGGGAGAGCGTCGGGTCGGTCCAGATCTCGCCCCAGGCGTAGCGCGAGATGAAGTCCTGGAAGCGCGCAGTGAACGGCGTCTGCCGGGCCTGGGCCCGGTCCACGTGCGCGTCGCCCAGCACCTCGCGGCGCACCTCCATGCCGCGCCGGGCGCCCCCGTCGAGGTGCGCCCGCAGCGCCGTCAGCACCGCCTCCGGCCGCTCCGCCGGCGCCAGGTGCGACGCGCCCGGGATCTCGACCAGCGTGGACCCCGGCACCGCGTCGGCGATCTCACGCAGGTGCGCCGGCGGCGTGGCCGGGTCCTCCCGGCCGGCGATCAGCAGCGTCGGCGCCTCGATCTCCGCGAGCCGGTCGCGCAGGTCGAACGCGGCCAGCGCGTCGCAGCACGCGGCGTACGCCTCCGGATCGGCCTCCCGGTGGTCGCGGACCAGCTCCGGCACGGTGAACCCGGGGGTGAACCACCGGCCGTCCGCGCTCTGCGCGAGCTCGCCCAGGCCTTCGGCACGCACCAGCGCGGCCCGTTCCCGCCACGGCCGCGCGCCGTTGAAGTGCGCCGACGAGCAGACGACCGCCAGCGACGACACCCGCTGCGGATGGTGCACCGCCAGATGCAGTCCCACCGCACCGCCCAGCGAGACCCCCGCGTACGCGAACCGGTGCACCCCGAGCGAGTCGGCGAGCGCGAGCACCAGGGCGGCGAGGTCACCGACGGTGGCGCCCGCGGAGACGAGTTCGCCCGCCGAACCGCCGTGGCCGGGCAGGTCCCAGCGGATCACCCGGTGCCCGATGGACAGTTCGGGCGCCACCTTGTCCCACAGCGCGTACGAGGTGCCCAGCGAGGGGCCGAGCAGCAGCGGGGGAGCGGAGGCGGGGCCTTCGGCACGGTGGTTGAGGAGGGTGTCGGTCAACGTCGCTCCAGGGCGCGGTCGGTGAGGGCTCCGGCGGAGCCGGTGTAGCGGGTGGGGTCCGTCAGGGGGCCGAGGTCG includes:
- the pcaD gene encoding 3-oxoadipate enol-lactonase, which codes for MTDTLLNHRAEGPASAPPLLLGPSLGTSYALWDKVAPELSIGHRVIRWDLPGHGGSAGELVSAGATVGDLAALVLALADSLGVHRFAYAGVSLGGAVGLHLAVHHPQRVSSLAVVCSSAHFNGARPWRERAALVRAEGLGELAQSADGRWFTPGFTVPELVRDHREADPEAYAACCDALAAFDLRDRLAEIEAPTLLIAGREDPATPPAHLREIADAVPGSTLVEIPGASHLAPAERPEAVLTALRAHLDGGARRGMEVRREVLGDAHVDRAQARQTPFTARFQDFISRYAWGEIWTDPTLSRRERSMITLTALVAHGRDDELAMHVRAARRNGLTPEEIGAVLLQTAVYCGVPAANSAFAAAQRVLAEEDGGTGD